A genome region from Danio aesculapii chromosome 2, fDanAes4.1, whole genome shotgun sequence includes the following:
- the LOC130235082 gene encoding gastrula zinc finger protein XlCGF49.1, giving the protein MRDSESSQRDSEDATEDNQEPDEDYQDYQKTQNIADGEQSENTSQEKPTRSEARPFRCLQCGKTFKRATDVKSHLRYHSGERPYTCDQCGKKFILASHLKTHLSVHTNEKPFLCSVCGKSFTRLFTFKDHENIHSGVRAFTCPDCGNTFITANALKMHQRVHTGEKPYKCSHCGRRFSHSGGLRRHERIHTGERPYHCPLCGRRFTQSSNLLTHAKRHCPKSR; this is encoded by the exons ATGAGAGATTCAGAGTCATCACAAAGAG acTCTGAGGATGCAACAGAGGACAACCAAGAACCAGATGAAGACTACCAAGACTATCAGAAGACCCAAAACATTGCAGATGGCGAACAATCAGAAAACACAAGTCAAGAAAAACCGACGAGATCTGAAGCGCGACCTTTTAGATGCCTGCAGTGTGGAAAGACCTTCAAAAGAGCTACGGATGTGAAAAGTCACCTGCGCTATCATTCCGGCGAGAGACCGTACACCTGCGATCAATGCGGGAAGAAGTTCATCCTAGCGTCGCATCTAAAGACTCACCTGTCCGTGCACACCAACGAGAAGCCCTTCCTGTGCTCGGTTTGCGGCAAGAGTTTTACGCGGCTCTTCACGTTTAAAGATCACGAGAACATCCACAGCGGCGTCCGGGCGTTCACCTGCCCCGACTGCGGGAACACCTTCATCACCGCAAACGCACTGAAGATGCACCAGCGGGTTCACACCGGCGAAAAAccctacaagtgttcacactgcggccGCAGATTCAGCCATTCAGGAGGATTGCGGCGACACGAGCGCATTCACACCGGAGAACGGCCGTATCACTGTCCTCTCTGCGGACGGAGATTCACTCAATCCAGCAACCTACTAACACACGCCAAACGCCACTGTCCGAAGTCCCGCTAG
- the si:ch211-241e1.5 gene encoding zinc finger protein OZF, with protein MECIKEECEDINISDPCTVKDEETEEQIDCTPLKEETREVKEEDEDQHIDTSAQKSLSCTETHNKRSKKRHQKTKPSFKCCQCGRSFSREGHLESHMRIHTGETPFICTQCGKRFNQKGNLYSHMKIHSGESPFRCHQCGKSFNQKGNLKIHMRIHTGECPFTCTHCEKSFSLKGNLTNHMKIHSGERAFACKRCGKSFTQNKTLKSHMMIHEGEQYGRLHHKSSCFDAKCSDRRLITDDGGKLTAECPECGMGISDDTHLTPAELEKPFKCLQCQRSFPLKRFLQVHLKIHTGEKLFVCQHCGKTYTHQGNFKVHVRMHTGERPFICPHCGKQFHHEGNLKSHIRLHTGDKPYPCPLCGKSFVYSTHLKTHLEFHSERGKSHMLDSEYANEQSSQSEDSRFKCDCCGRNFLSRYHLEVHQICRGDDRPHVCCFCGMSFKWIGNLKSHMSWHGSVKAIAGVSKSHTPLRFNSTGNTDEGCGKLSETGAGGGVQNGEKLYYCSTCGMSFNTCIYLLAHKKKHCPK; from the exons ATGGAGTGTATTAAAGAAGAGTGTGAAGACATCAATATTTCAGATCCATGCACTGTGAAAGATGAAGAAACCGAGGAACAAATAG ACTGTACGCCTCTAAAGGAGGAAACCCGAGAAGTGAAAGAAGAGGATGAAGATCAGCACATTGACACGAGTGCACAGAAATCACTCAGTTGCACAGAAACACACAATAAGCGCTCCAAAAAAAgacaccaaaaaacaaaaccgAGCTTCAAATGCTGTCAGTGTGGAAGGAGTTTCTCTCGTGAAGGACACCTCGAGAGCCACATGCGGATTCACACCGGAGAAACCCCGTTTATCTGCACACAGTGCGGAAAGCGCTTCAATCAGAAGGGAAATCTTTACAGCCACATGAAGATCCACAGCGGAGAGAGTCCGTTTAGGTGCCATCAATGCGGGAAGAGCTTCAACCAGAAGGGAAACCTGAAAAtccacatgagaatccacaccgGAGAGTGTCCGTTCACATGCACACACTGCGAAAAGAGCTTCTCGCTGAAGGGAAACCTCACGAACCACATGAAGATCCACTCCGGAGAGAGAGCGTTCGCATGCAAGCGCTGCGGGAAGAGCTTCACGCAAAACAAAACGTTAAAATCTCACATGATGATCCACGAGGGAGAGCAATACGGACGTTTGCATCACAAATCCAGTTGTTTTGACGCCAAATGCTCAGATAGACGCTTGATAACTGATGATGGAGGAAAACTAACAGCTGAATGTCCCGAGTGTGGGATGGGAATCTCAGATGATACACATTTAACACCTGCCGAATTAGAAAAACCCTTCAAATGCCTGCAGTGTCAGAGGAGTTTCCCACTGAAGAGGTTTCTCCAGGTGCACTTGAAGATTCACACAGGGGAGAAGCTGTTCGTATGCCAGCACTGTGGGAAAACTTACACACACCAGGGAAACTTCAAG GTTCACGTTCGGATGCACACCGGAGAGCGGCCGTTCATTTGCCCTCACTGCGGAAAACAATTCCATCATGAAGGAAACCTGAAGAGCCACATCCGCCTGCACACCGGAGACAAGCCGTACCCCTGTCCTCTCTGCGGAAAGAGCTTCGTCTATTCAACGCATCTCAAAACGCATCTGGAGTTTCATTCTGAACGCGGAAAGAGTCACATGCTGGATAgtgaatatgcaaatgagcagAGCAGCCAATCGGAGGACAGCCGGTTTAAATGCGATTGCTGCGGTAGAAACTTTCTCTCGCGGTATCATTTAGAAGTGCATCAGATATGTCGAGGCGACGACAGACCTCATGTGTGCTGTTTCTGCGGCATGAGCTTTAAATGGATCGGTAATCTAAAGTCACACATGAGCTGGCACGGCTCTGTGAAAGCCATCGCAGGCGTGAGCAAATCACATACACCGCTACGGTTTAATTCTACAGGGAATACTGACGAGGGTTGTGGAAAGCTTTCTGAAACAGGAGCTGGAGGAGGAGTGCAGAATGGAGAGAAACTGTACTACTGCTCGACATGCGGGATGAGTTTCAacacatgcatttatttgttgGCTCATAAGAAGAAGCACTGCCCGAAGTGA